One Vanessa cardui chromosome 22, ilVanCard2.1, whole genome shotgun sequence DNA window includes the following coding sequences:
- the LOC124539276 gene encoding uncharacterized protein LOC124539276 — protein MSLDVNISEPDEFNCIELHNCIKSVANVYNIEDFVYHVDIVCGKGENYIANVFRVSISETNNENNSVSVIVKTLINTTRQDLFRELHKREVYAYRNVIDKFVVLQNDIEANERTILPKYIFASTTKNNEVIILEDLLLSGFVIESKFNKYEKLDYPQVRLILTELAKFHALSFVFRNKEEKNFDNLLDDFKDLIYQDKFLNKTKLRNYFQESYEMSLNLIKDANAKKKLEGVKDNLLELLRMYTKPRRYNVFCHGDCWINNILFKDEVNKLCFLDFQAMRYASPATDILYFMYICTDSAFRSEYFEDLKTVYYDTFTNFLKQFNIEGNTVYPQEEFEKDITEMLPFGLLIALVELRIVTTRPEDETLSNDSTDANDSTDINKAVPGCVKLYEKRVNDVVDDSVNNGTLNKLLDLVK, from the exons ATGTCTTTAGATGTAAATATAAGTGAACCAGACGAGTTCAACTGTATCgaattacataattgtattaaaagtgTCGCGAACGTTTACAATATAGAAGATTTTGTTTACCACGTTGACATTGTCTGCGGTAAAGGTGAAAATTATATCGCGAATGTATTTCGAGTGTCTATTAGTGAaactaataatgaaaataacagTGTAAGCGTTATTGTGAAAACTCTCATCAATACGACGAGACAAGATTTGTTTAGAGAACTGCATAAGAGGGAAGTTTATGCCTATAGAAATGTTATCGATAAATTTGTTGTGTTACAAAACGATATAGAAGCTAACGAAAGAACTATACtaccgaaatatatttttgctagtACAACGAAAAATAATGAAGTTATCATCTTGGAAGATTTACTTCTAAGTGGATTTGTAATTGAaagtaaatttaacaaatatgaaaaactAGATTATCCTCAAGTACGGCTAATATTGACGGAACTAGCGAAATTTCACGCGTTATCATTTGTGTTTAGAAATAAAGAGGAAAAAAATTTCGATAATTTACTAGatgattttaaagatttaatctaTCAGGACAAATTTCTAAATAAGACTAAACTGAGAAATTATTTTCAAGAATCGTATGAAATGTCTTTGAATCTCATAAAAGATGCAAACGCTAAGAAAAAGCTAGAAGGAGTGAAggataatttattagaattattaagAATGTATACTAAACCAAGGAGGTACAACGTATTTTGTCATGGAGATTGTTggatcaataatattttgttcaagGACGAG gtaaataaattatgtttcttGGACTTTCAAGCTATGAGATACGCGAGTCCTGCAACAGACATCCTTTACTTCATGTACATATGCACGGATTCTGCCTTTAGATCTGAATATTTTGAAGATCTTAAAACAGTTTATTACGATACCTTTACAAATTTCTTAAAACAATTCAACATAGAAGGTAATACTGTTTATCCACAAGAAGAATTCGAAAAAGACATAACAGAAATGCTTCCTTTTGGTCTACTTATAGCTTTAGTAGAATTGAGAATAGTCACGACTCGTCCTGAAGATGAAACTTTATCCAACGATTCCACAGACGCTAATGATAGCACTGATATAAATAAAGCAGTACCAGGCTGTGTAAAGTTATATGAAAAACGAGTGAATGACGTAGTAGACGATTCAGTCAATAACGGGACGTTGAATAAGCTTTTAGATCTTGTTAAGTGA